In the genome of Afifella aestuarii, one region contains:
- a CDS encoding aminodeoxychorismate lyase, protein MGFPGVIDRPTQRSGQLRLLGCGSGSGFSILPDFTRYCLMGVPERQEDLAGLRQTRLYRSVAGPSIEQLHFTVRPARGHGSWDGEPLFDYSGHDVGGHPFAVLTLASVAAKRVRSFWRQVPEVDRSLSEAEGCLWHVGFGSHPLLQLATFSIWENMDAMRAFAYRDGQHPTAIRKARGEDWLPESLFARFEIEAIEGDVDRYPGLAALVASDRLRQPQSLSIAS, encoded by the coding sequence ATGGGATTTCCGGGGGTGATCGACCGCCCGACGCAGCGTTCCGGTCAATTGCGCCTGCTGGGCTGTGGAAGTGGCAGCGGCTTTTCCATTCTCCCGGACTTCACGCGCTACTGTCTCATGGGCGTTCCGGAGCGGCAGGAGGATTTGGCGGGGCTGCGCCAGACCAGACTTTACCGCAGCGTTGCGGGGCCAAGCATCGAGCAGCTTCATTTCACCGTCCGTCCGGCGCGCGGCCATGGCAGCTGGGACGGCGAGCCGCTCTTCGATTATTCGGGACACGACGTCGGCGGGCATCCTTTTGCGGTTCTGACCCTGGCGAGCGTCGCTGCGAAGCGGGTCCGGTCCTTCTGGCGACAGGTGCCTGAGGTCGACCGCTCGCTCAGCGAGGCGGAGGGGTGCCTCTGGCATGTCGGTTTTGGCTCCCATCCCTTGTTGCAGCTCGCGACCTTCAGCATCTGGGAAAACATGGATGCGATGCGTGCCTTCGCCTATCGTGACGGGCAGCATCCGACGGCGATCCGGAAAGCGCGCGGCGAAGACTGGCTGCCGGAATCGCTTTTCGCGCGCTTCGAGATCGAGGCGATCGAGGGCGATGTCGATCGATATCCGGGGCTCGCCGCCCTTGTCGCTTCAGATCGTCTCCGACAGCCGCAATCGCTCTCTATCGCGTCCTAG
- a CDS encoding pseudoazurin: MKGVLVLALVLVSGFAHAETFEVKMLSRGEKGAMIYEPDFLRVAPGDTIRFLATTPGHNARTIAGLAPEGAEEIKTPLGETADVVAETPGIYGLKCSPHYAMGMVMMIAVGEEADPATVVLPDGLPRRARQRLEEILTENRK; the protein is encoded by the coding sequence ATGAAGGGGGTTCTGGTTCTGGCGCTAGTGCTTGTGAGCGGCTTCGCGCATGCCGAGACCTTCGAGGTGAAGATGCTGAGCCGGGGAGAGAAGGGCGCGATGATTTATGAGCCGGATTTCCTGCGCGTGGCGCCGGGCGATACGATCCGTTTCCTTGCGACGACACCGGGTCATAACGCCCGGACCATCGCCGGGCTGGCGCCCGAAGGTGCGGAGGAAATCAAGACGCCTCTCGGCGAAACGGCGGATGTGGTGGCTGAGACGCCGGGCATCTATGGCCTCAAATGCAGCCCTCACTACGCCATGGGCATGGTGATGATGATCGCCGTCGGAGAAGAGGCGGATCCAGCGACGGTCGTTCTTCCAGACGGCCTGCCCAGGCGGGCGCGGCAAAGGCTGGAAGAGATCCTCACCGAAAATCGCAAGTGA
- a CDS encoding ABC transporter ATP-binding protein, with protein sequence MTLTAHALGWSAGRTPIVSDIDLTIEPGELFGLVGPNGSGKSTLLLLLSGLRKPSRGQVMVGDVDIQKITRCEVARRIAIVAQQLDTSDRLTVRETVELGRTPWLGPLTPFSADDDEIVETALAETGIAHLAERRWQTLSGGERQRAHIARALAQKADILILDEPTNHLDIHHQLSILALVRRLPITVVVALHDLNQAMVCDRLGLMAKGQLEAVGTPKDILTATRIERVFDVCSRSIGDPANGESILRFALSQENNPVGV encoded by the coding sequence ATGACGCTGACGGCGCATGCTCTCGGCTGGTCCGCCGGCCGCACTCCGATCGTGTCGGACATCGATCTGACGATCGAGCCTGGCGAGCTTTTCGGTCTTGTCGGACCGAACGGCTCCGGCAAGTCGACATTGTTGTTGCTGCTCTCGGGATTGCGGAAACCATCCCGCGGCCAGGTGATGGTCGGTGATGTCGATATTCAAAAAATCACGCGGTGCGAGGTCGCGCGGCGGATCGCTATCGTCGCCCAACAACTCGATACCTCCGACCGGCTTACCGTCCGCGAGACGGTCGAGCTCGGGCGCACGCCATGGCTGGGACCTCTTACTCCCTTCAGCGCGGACGACGATGAAATCGTGGAGACGGCGCTCGCCGAAACCGGCATTGCGCATCTCGCCGAGCGTCGATGGCAGACGCTTTCAGGCGGCGAACGCCAGCGCGCCCATATTGCCCGCGCTCTGGCCCAAAAGGCCGACATCCTGATCCTGGATGAACCCACGAACCATCTCGATATCCACCACCAGCTTTCGATTCTCGCGCTTGTCCGGCGCCTGCCGATCACGGTGGTCGTGGCTCTGCACGATCTTAATCAGGCGATGGTGTGCGACCGGCTGGGGTTGATGGCGAAAGGGCAGCTGGAGGCAGTGGGCACCCCCAAAGACATCCTGACCGCCACTCGGATCGAACGGGTTTTCGACGTCTGCTCGCGCTCAATCGGCGACCCGGCGAACGGCGAGTCCATCCTGCGCTTTGCGCTATCACAAGAAAATAACCCTGTAGGAGTTTGA
- a CDS encoding FecCD family ABC transporter permease, producing the protein MAIQRPGRWPGFLTSLSSKLAILGAALILGAAIGETRIPLETVGQVLAMKVFGGSYPVDPIDQGIVWNYRFSRAIVAACCGAGLAVSGLVLQTLLRNVLADPYILGISAGASTGAVAVTIAGIGGGLVSLSAGAFVGALVAFALVIALARAAGGFAGTSTGQVILAGVAGAQLFNALTSLIIAHSANAEQARGIIFWLLGNLSGVRWPDVWLAAPVAILVLVIITAHARALDAFAFGSDAAASLGINVLKTQAILIGAAALVTAVMVSIVGAIGFVGLVVPHAARLLVGPRHGRLIPMTAITGAVFLIFADIVSRIIIPGQVLPIGVVTALVGAPAFALILVRGRGGAR; encoded by the coding sequence ATGGCCATTCAACGACCCGGCCGCTGGCCGGGTTTTCTGACATCGCTGTCGTCGAAACTCGCAATTCTGGGGGCCGCTCTGATCCTCGGGGCTGCGATCGGAGAGACACGCATCCCGTTGGAAACGGTCGGGCAGGTGCTTGCCATGAAGGTGTTCGGGGGAAGCTATCCTGTCGATCCGATCGACCAGGGCATCGTCTGGAATTACCGCTTCAGCCGGGCAATCGTCGCGGCCTGCTGTGGCGCAGGCTTGGCCGTGTCGGGGCTGGTGCTTCAGACCCTGCTGCGCAATGTGCTCGCTGACCCTTACATTTTGGGGATCTCTGCCGGCGCATCGACCGGAGCTGTGGCTGTTACCATCGCCGGCATCGGCGGCGGTCTCGTGTCGCTCTCGGCCGGCGCTTTCGTCGGCGCCCTCGTGGCGTTTGCGCTCGTCATCGCTTTGGCGCGGGCCGCCGGTGGCTTTGCGGGAACATCGACCGGTCAGGTGATCCTTGCCGGCGTGGCCGGGGCCCAGCTTTTCAATGCCCTGACCTCGCTGATCATCGCGCACTCGGCCAATGCCGAACAGGCGCGCGGCATCATCTTCTGGCTGCTCGGCAATCTGTCCGGTGTGCGCTGGCCTGATGTATGGCTCGCCGCACCCGTCGCGATCCTGGTGCTTGTCATCATCACGGCCCATGCGCGGGCGCTCGACGCGTTCGCCTTCGGATCGGATGCGGCTGCCTCTCTGGGCATCAACGTGCTGAAGACGCAGGCGATCCTGATCGGGGCGGCCGCTCTGGTGACGGCCGTTATGGTCAGCATCGTGGGTGCAATCGGCTTCGTCGGACTGGTTGTCCCGCATGCGGCAAGGCTTCTGGTCGGTCCGCGCCATGGTCGGCTCATCCCGATGACGGCGATCACCGGCGCCGTTTTTCTCATCTTCGCCGACATCGTGTCGCGAATCATCATTCCGGGCCAGGTTCTGCCGATCGGTGTCGTGACGGCGCTCGTCGGTGCGCCGGCCTTCGCGCTGATCCTGGTGCGCGGTCGCGGAGGGGCGCGATGA
- a CDS encoding ABC transporter substrate-binding protein: MHRNAAIGLAALASLSLIDAAHANETSYPLSIDNCGQTITFEAAPERDVSVGQSATEILYSLGLGDKVVGTSVWFSDVLPEFAELNSGIDRLADNDPSFESVVAKKPDLVAVSYEWHIGPQGIVGTREQFHDVGIPTYILPTDCVKDNSAGVDGTRLEMYSTDALYRAIRELAEIHDVTAEGEALISDLAEREAVAVEKAKEAKADDVSAVFWFSSAEMDVDPYVAGRKGVPGWMMEKLGVRNVVQSDEEWPTVGWETIAKANPDIIVVAEMTRRRFPADDVEKKLEFLKTDPVAKEMDAVKAGRILVMDAHSMDPSIRNISALEMLADELPKLK; this comes from the coding sequence ATGCACCGAAACGCCGCGATCGGCCTTGCAGCACTGGCCAGTCTTTCGCTCATCGACGCCGCGCATGCGAACGAAACCAGCTACCCGCTGAGCATCGACAATTGTGGACAAACCATCACGTTCGAGGCTGCGCCTGAGCGCGATGTCTCGGTCGGCCAGTCTGCGACTGAGATTCTCTACTCGCTCGGCCTTGGCGACAAGGTCGTCGGGACCTCAGTCTGGTTCAGCGATGTGCTGCCGGAGTTTGCCGAACTCAACAGCGGCATCGATCGGCTCGCGGACAACGACCCAAGTTTCGAAAGCGTCGTTGCCAAGAAGCCGGACCTCGTTGCGGTTTCCTATGAGTGGCATATCGGGCCGCAGGGAATTGTCGGGACCCGCGAGCAGTTCCATGACGTCGGCATCCCGACCTACATCCTTCCGACCGATTGCGTGAAAGACAATTCCGCTGGCGTCGATGGCACCAGGCTCGAGATGTACAGCACCGACGCCCTCTATCGTGCGATCCGCGAACTTGCGGAGATCCACGACGTCACGGCGGAGGGCGAGGCACTCATCAGCGATCTTGCGGAGCGCGAAGCCGTTGCCGTGGAGAAAGCGAAAGAGGCGAAGGCGGACGACGTTTCCGCGGTCTTCTGGTTTTCGTCTGCCGAAATGGACGTCGATCCCTATGTCGCCGGGCGCAAGGGCGTTCCGGGCTGGATGATGGAAAAGCTCGGCGTTCGCAACGTCGTGCAAAGCGACGAGGAATGGCCGACCGTTGGCTGGGAGACGATCGCCAAGGCCAATCCCGACATCATCGTCGTCGCCGAGATGACCCGCCGCCGCTTTCCTGCCGACGACGTCGAAAAGAAGCTCGAATTCCTCAAGACGGATCCGGTCGCCAAGGAAATGGACGCCGTCAAGGCGGGGCGGATTCTTGTCATGGATGCCCATTCCATGGATCCCTCCATCCGCAACATCTCGGCACTCGAGATGCTCGCCGATGAACTTCCCAAGCTGAAATAG
- a CDS encoding class I adenylate-forming enzyme family protein: MNLADWLLRTARRMPEAPALLRGDELVATYGEFAERAARLGRALKEVHGVSPGDRVAIFMANSTEYLEIMYGVWWAGAAAVPINHKLHPREAAYIVKDSGAGLVFISEGDEVLAQRLDEGVRLVTAPGAAYQELLAAEPLAAPHAMSSDALAWLFYTSGTTGNPKGVMLSVANLQAMSFAYFVDVDEVHTEDAALYAAPMSHGAGLYNFMYVLRGARHVVPKSGGFDATEIVSLAGSVGSLSLFAAPTMVRRLVQHAKTTGYDGEGIRTIVYGGGPMYVADIEEAVSLFGPRFVQIYGQGESPMTITALSRDLVADRSHPRWNERLGSVGTAQSCVDVRVADGDGHTLAPGESGEILVRGPSVMAGYWQNEKASAETLRDGWLWTGDVGVMDEDGFLTLMDRSKDVIISGGTNIYPREVEEVLLRHPAVQEVSVVGRPSPEWGEDVVAFVVAPENTPNVEELDALCREEIARFKRPKDYVFLDELPKNNYGKVLKIELRRLLSQA; the protein is encoded by the coding sequence ATGAACCTCGCGGACTGGCTTCTTCGCACGGCGCGGCGCATGCCCGAAGCACCGGCGCTTTTGCGTGGTGATGAACTTGTGGCGACCTACGGAGAGTTTGCCGAACGGGCCGCACGGCTCGGGCGCGCGCTCAAAGAGGTGCATGGCGTTTCACCGGGAGACCGGGTCGCGATCTTCATGGCCAATTCGACCGAGTATCTGGAGATCATGTATGGGGTATGGTGGGCCGGCGCGGCCGCCGTGCCGATCAACCACAAGCTCCATCCGCGCGAGGCGGCCTACATCGTCAAGGATTCAGGAGCGGGTCTCGTCTTCATTTCTGAGGGAGACGAGGTGCTGGCGCAGCGGCTCGATGAGGGCGTGCGTCTGGTCACGGCGCCTGGCGCGGCGTACCAGGAGCTCCTTGCCGCCGAACCGCTTGCCGCGCCACATGCGATGTCGTCGGATGCGCTCGCCTGGCTTTTCTACACCTCCGGCACGACCGGCAATCCGAAAGGCGTCATGCTCTCGGTCGCCAATCTGCAGGCGATGAGCTTTGCCTATTTTGTCGATGTCGACGAGGTGCACACCGAGGATGCCGCGCTCTATGCCGCGCCGATGTCGCATGGGGCGGGGCTCTACAACTTCATGTACGTTCTCCGCGGTGCCCGCCATGTCGTTCCAAAATCAGGTGGATTTGATGCGACGGAAATCGTTTCGCTAGCCGGTTCGGTCGGCAGTCTGTCCTTGTTCGCCGCGCCGACCATGGTCCGCCGTCTCGTCCAGCACGCGAAGACGACCGGCTATGACGGCGAGGGGATCCGGACCATCGTCTATGGTGGCGGGCCGATGTACGTCGCCGATATCGAAGAGGCGGTTTCCCTTTTCGGACCGCGCTTCGTGCAGATCTACGGTCAGGGCGAAAGCCCGATGACGATCACGGCCCTCTCTCGCGATCTCGTGGCCGACAGGAGCCATCCGCGCTGGAACGAACGCCTCGGCTCCGTCGGCACCGCGCAATCCTGCGTCGATGTGCGGGTGGCGGACGGCGATGGTCATACGCTCGCCCCTGGCGAGAGCGGTGAGATTTTGGTTCGCGGTCCGAGCGTCATGGCCGGCTACTGGCAAAACGAGAAGGCGAGTGCGGAAACTCTGCGCGACGGCTGGCTCTGGACTGGCGATGTCGGTGTGATGGATGAGGACGGTTTCCTGACGCTGATGGATCGCTCCAAAGACGTCATCATCTCCGGCGGCACCAACATCTATCCGCGCGAGGTCGAAGAGGTGCTCTTGCGGCATCCCGCCGTTCAGGAAGTGTCTGTCGTCGGCCGGCCGAGCCCCGAATGGGGTGAGGACGTCGTCGCCTTCGTCGTCGCGCCGGAGAACACGCCGAATGTCGAAGAACTCGATGCGCTCTGCCGCGAGGAAATCGCCCGCTTCAAGCGCCCGAAGGACTATGTCTTTCTGGATGAGCTTCCGAAGAACAATTACGGCAAGGTGCTCAAAATCGAACTTCGCAGGTTGCTCAGCCAAGCATAA
- a CDS encoding thiolase domain-containing protein has product MNVAIVGWGHTAFGKSELSFEGLVRAAVSEALADAGIGGEDVDATFLGHFNAGMVADGFASSMVLGAGEGMRFKPATRLENACASGSAAIYAAIDAIEAGRIDVALVAGAEKMTHLPGAQVTASLGAASYQKEEAGVSFPEIFARFARAYRERFGDPSEAMARIAVKNHANAVDNPLAQLRKPLDFAFCSEVSEKNPMIAEPLKKTDCSLVSDGAAAIVVCRADRAGEFKKAVSFRARVQVNDYLPLSAKDLTRLEGPAEAFRQAYAAAAVSVDDISFAEVHDCFTIAELMTMEAMGLARPGEAGALVTDGVTHKDGRLPINRSGGLKAKGHPVGATGVSMHVMAARQLTGEAADMQLADPKLGLCFNMGGGAVASYVSILEPLEV; this is encoded by the coding sequence ATGAATGTTGCGATCGTCGGCTGGGGCCACACGGCTTTCGGAAAATCCGAGCTGTCCTTCGAAGGGCTCGTCCGGGCTGCGGTCTCGGAGGCACTCGCTGATGCGGGCATCGGCGGCGAGGACGTCGACGCGACCTTTCTCGGCCATTTCAACGCCGGCATGGTGGCGGACGGGTTTGCATCCTCCATGGTGCTCGGGGCGGGCGAGGGCATGCGCTTCAAGCCCGCGACGCGGCTCGAAAATGCCTGCGCCTCGGGCTCGGCCGCGATTTATGCGGCAATCGACGCGATCGAGGCCGGGCGGATCGATGTCGCTCTCGTCGCCGGGGCGGAGAAGATGACCCATCTGCCGGGTGCACAAGTGACCGCCTCCCTCGGCGCGGCGAGCTACCAGAAGGAGGAGGCGGGCGTCTCCTTCCCGGAGATTTTCGCCCGCTTCGCCCGTGCCTATCGCGAGCGTTTCGGCGACCCGAGCGAGGCAATGGCGCGGATTGCGGTGAAGAACCATGCAAACGCTGTCGACAATCCGCTGGCTCAGCTCAGGAAGCCGCTCGACTTCGCCTTTTGCAGCGAGGTTTCCGAAAAGAACCCGATGATCGCGGAGCCGCTGAAGAAGACGGATTGCTCGCTCGTCTCCGACGGCGCGGCGGCGATCGTCGTCTGCCGTGCCGACCGCGCCGGCGAGTTCAAGAAGGCCGTCAGCTTCCGCGCCCGCGTGCAGGTGAACGACTATCTACCGCTTTCAGCCAAGGATCTGACGCGGCTCGAAGGGCCGGCCGAAGCGTTTCGGCAGGCTTATGCGGCCGCCGCAGTCTCCGTCGACGACATCTCCTTCGCGGAGGTGCATGACTGCTTCACCATAGCCGAGCTGATGACGATGGAGGCGATGGGGCTGGCGCGCCCCGGCGAGGCGGGTGCCCTCGTTACGGACGGCGTCACGCACAAGGACGGCAGGCTGCCGATCAACCGTTCGGGCGGCCTGAAGGCCAAGGGCCATCCCGTTGGCGCGACGGGCGTTTCCATGCACGTCATGGCCGCCCGTCAGCTCACTGGGGAAGCGGCGGACATGCAGCTCGCCGATCCGAAACTCGGCCTCTGCTTCAACATGGGTGGAGGCGCCGTTGCCAGTTACGTTTCGATCCTCGAGCCTTTGGAGGTCTGA
- a CDS encoding HpcH/HpaI aldolase family protein, with translation MKVNADFATRLKDGERLVGTFVKTPSPAVIEILGSVGLDFLVLDAEHAALGREAIDLCLLAARAARIPVVVRVPVASLEWTMTVLDCGAAGVMAPHVHSPEEATAIAAAMRFGQDGRGFSPSTPAAGYGQRSVAEHFELSARESVLICQIEDPDGAAAAAEIAAVPGVDGLFVGPVDLGIASGLEAGSDELRALCRKIVAVAIGDGARTGMFVGRAKEIPDWEGAGASFFLVKTDQGFLRAGAAAALAID, from the coding sequence ATGAAGGTCAATGCGGACTTCGCCACCCGTCTGAAGGACGGCGAGCGGCTCGTCGGCACTTTCGTCAAGACGCCGAGCCCGGCGGTGATCGAGATTCTCGGCTCGGTCGGGCTCGACTTCCTGGTGCTCGATGCCGAACACGCCGCGCTCGGGCGCGAGGCGATCGACCTCTGTCTGCTGGCGGCGCGGGCCGCCCGCATTCCGGTGGTCGTGCGCGTGCCGGTCGCGAGCCTCGAATGGACGATGACCGTGCTCGATTGCGGCGCTGCCGGCGTGATGGCGCCGCATGTGCACTCGCCGGAGGAGGCGACGGCGATCGCGGCCGCGATGCGTTTCGGGCAGGACGGACGCGGCTTCTCGCCGTCGACGCCAGCGGCCGGCTATGGGCAGCGCAGCGTCGCCGAACATTTTGAGCTTTCGGCCAGGGAGAGCGTGCTCATCTGCCAGATCGAGGATCCGGACGGCGCTGCTGCAGCCGCCGAGATTGCTGCCGTTCCAGGCGTCGACGGTCTCTTCGTCGGCCCGGTCGATCTCGGCATTGCCTCTGGTCTGGAGGCGGGATCGGATGAGCTTCGCGCGCTCTGTCGGAAGATCGTTGCGGTTGCCATCGGGGATGGGGCGCGCACGGGCATGTTTGTCGGCCGCGCCAAAGAGATCCCGGACTGGGAGGGAGCGGGTGCGAGCTTCTTCCTTGTCAAGACCGACCAGGGGTTTCTGAGGGCCGGTGCCGCCGCGGCGCTCGCGATCGATTGA
- a CDS encoding hydantoinase B/oxoprolinase family protein yields the protein MDGVELQILWSNLIGIVSEQARALQRIAFSPIVREAGDLANGLFDEKARMVAQAVTGTPGHINSLAAAARNLLSEIDVDSLKPGDVLITNDPWMSAGHFFDITVLSPIFRGDRIIAYAGSTIHHTDIGGYGIGSGARDIHEEGLWIPVMKLYEAGKPNETLFQMIKRNVRTPDALLGDLGAQVSSGMIASERLNALCDRYGLDDISDLSEEIISRSETAMREAIRKLPGGTYHGASSFDVPGGQTVELKTAVTVDAEAGEITIDFAGSSRPASSGINVVPAYTHAYATFAVRSTLNPDLPNNAGSLAPIKLALPEECIVNARYPSPVNARHVVGMYVPFPILKALSEVAPDRVVAEGSGAVWTVQIQGRDANGRPFISSMFNYSGGMGARATKPGLSAICYPTGVAAVPVEVLEASYPIAFTCKELERGTGGKGAQPGGDGQRIGYRMRTKTPWLLNTIPSRLKSAPEGLKGGSDGSPGRFEINGKSVLDTRKMEMQPDDEVFMVTPGGGGFGA from the coding sequence ATGGACGGCGTCGAACTGCAAATCCTCTGGAGCAATCTCATCGGGATCGTTTCCGAGCAGGCGCGCGCGCTCCAGCGCATCGCCTTCAGCCCGATCGTGCGCGAGGCGGGCGATCTCGCCAATGGCCTCTTCGACGAGAAGGCACGCATGGTCGCCCAGGCGGTGACCGGAACGCCGGGCCACATCAATTCGCTCGCGGCGGCGGCCCGCAATCTTCTGAGCGAGATCGACGTCGACAGCCTCAAGCCGGGCGACGTCCTCATCACCAACGATCCGTGGATGTCGGCCGGCCACTTCTTCGACATTACCGTGCTGTCGCCGATCTTCCGCGGCGACCGGATCATCGCCTATGCCGGCTCCACCATCCACCACACGGATATCGGCGGCTACGGCATCGGCTCCGGCGCGCGCGACATCCACGAGGAGGGGCTGTGGATCCCAGTCATGAAGCTCTACGAGGCCGGCAAGCCGAACGAGACGCTCTTCCAGATGATCAAGCGCAACGTCCGCACGCCAGATGCGCTTCTCGGCGATCTCGGGGCGCAGGTTTCGAGCGGCATGATCGCGTCTGAACGCCTCAACGCGCTCTGCGACCGCTACGGCCTCGACGACATCTCCGACCTCTCGGAAGAAATCATCTCCCGTTCTGAGACGGCGATGCGCGAGGCGATCCGCAAGCTTCCGGGCGGCACCTATCACGGCGCTTCGAGTTTCGACGTGCCGGGGGGGCAGACGGTCGAGCTGAAGACCGCCGTCACGGTCGACGCCGAGGCGGGCGAGATCACCATCGATTTTGCCGGCTCTTCGAGGCCCGCATCATCGGGCATCAACGTCGTGCCGGCCTATACGCATGCCTACGCGACCTTCGCGGTGCGCTCCACGCTCAATCCGGACCTGCCGAACAACGCCGGCAGCCTGGCGCCGATCAAGCTCGCGCTGCCGGAGGAATGCATCGTCAATGCGCGCTATCCCTCGCCGGTGAATGCCCGCCACGTCGTCGGCATGTATGTGCCGTTCCCGATCTTGAAGGCGCTCTCCGAAGTCGCTCCCGACCGGGTGGTGGCGGAAGGCTCCGGCGCCGTCTGGACCGTGCAGATCCAGGGCCGCGATGCGAACGGGCGGCCCTTCATCAGCTCCATGTTCAATTACTCTGGCGGCATGGGCGCGCGTGCGACGAAGCCTGGTCTCTCGGCCATTTGCTATCCGACGGGCGTCGCGGCGGTGCCGGTCGAGGTGTTGGAAGCCTCCTATCCGATCGCCTTCACCTGCAAGGAACTGGAACGTGGCACGGGCGGCAAGGGCGCCCAGCCGGGTGGCGACGGCCAGCGCATCGGCTATCGCATGCGCACCAAGACGCCGTGGCTCCTCAACACCATTCCGAGCCGACTGAAGTCTGCGCCGGAAGGCCTGAAGGGCGGCAGCGACGGTTCGCCCGGCCGCTTCGAGATCAACGGCAAATCGGTTCTCGACACGCGCAAGATGGAGATGCAGCCGGACGACGAGGTCTTCATGGTGACGCCCGGTGGCGGCGGCTTCGGAGCCTGA